A segment of the Echinicola strongylocentroti genome:
TCCCTATACAGACTGTTTATGATGCTCCATATACCTTTACTTGGAATGATGTTGCCGCAGGGGTGTATAATGTGTATGCTTCTGCTTTGGACAGCTCTTCCAACGAAATATTTTCTACCCCCATCAGTTTTACGGTAGAATCACCCGATTCCCTGCTCCAGACAGTAGGCATTACAAATAGATTGTCAAGTGCCACCAATAATGCCAATAGGAGAGCAGTCCCTTATACCATGCCGGAGGACGGCAAAATAGAAAGCGTGACGATGTACCACCGTGCGGGAAGTGGTCACATGCTGTTGGCCGTCTATGAAGGAGATAGCGTGCCCACTAACAGGATTGCCATGACCCCACTTACCTCGGTAAACAATGAGGATGGATGGCAGGAGGTATACTTGGAATCCTCTGTGCATGTGGCGGCAGGAGAAACGGTATGGTTGGCATGGGTTTATGAGCAGCCTACGAATATTTATTTTGAAACAGGGACCCCAGGGAGATTTGATTCGGGACAAAAGTGGGAAAATGGTATGCCGGCAGTCTTTGGCAGTGGTAATTCAGGAAATGCCATCTATTCCATTTATGCATCATATATAGCAGATGGAGAAGTAGAGGAAAATGAAGGTATTAATGAAAAAAATAAACCAAAGAATAAGAAGGATAAAAATAAAAAGCCGAAAAAACCAAAGGTGAAAGTCTATCCAAATCCATTTGATCAAGAGGTTACCATTGGCTATGAGATATGGGAGCCTGCCAATGTCGTGTTGGTAATTCATGATCTCAATGGCAACGAAATAGCCAGGATGGACCAAGGTATGGTGGAGGATGGCCACCATAAAATTGAATGGAACTTAACTGGAATCACCATCAATCCAAAAAAGATGTTTGTCTACCACCTTATGATAAATACGGAAAGTGATGATCATTTAATGATCGGCAAGCTGAAAGTTAAATAAACACTTGAGCCAGAAGTGGTCAAATGTACGTTCGACCACTTCTGGCCTACTAATTTAAAGCAGTCCTTATGAAAAAAGTGTTTTATAGAATTCATAGTTGTTTGCTTATAGCGATGGCCTTTATGGCATGTACCGAAAAACCGTCCGGGCTTATGTTGTCTAGGTTATTTTCAGACCATATGGTTTTGCAGCGAGAACAGCCCGTCCCCATTTGGGGAAAGGCTTTTCCCGGGACCTCCATAGAGGTAAGTATTAATGGAAAGGCCGAAAGGACAGTGGCGGGGAGCGACAGCACATGGATGGTGAGTTTTCCTGCTCAGGAGAAAGGCGGTCCCTTTGAGATGAAGCTGGTAGGAGACAGTACCATTGTCCTAAAGGATATATATTTTGGTGACGTTTGGATTTGTTCAGGTCAATCAAATATGGAATGGCCCGTGGAGAAGGCCAAAAATGCCGCTGAGGAACTTGCCCAAGCTAGCTTTGAACATATAAAATTATTGGATATTCCACATCAGATGGCTGGAAAACCGATAAAATCTTTGCCGGATAGTCTCCTTTGGAAGGCGTGTAATGCTGAGAACATTAAGGATTTTTCAGCAGTTGGTTATTTTTTTGGTCGTGAATTACATGAAGAATTGGATGTACCGATAGGGCTCATTAGCACCAATTGGGGAGGCACCAATGTAGAAGCCTGGACAAGTAAGAAAACCCTGTCCAAATTCCAAGTCTTCAAGGACAGTTTGGAGCATCTCGAAGAGATGGATTTTGAAAAAATGAAGGAGAATGCTCAGCATGCGATATCAGTTTGGAAGCAGTCCATGGATTCTTTGGATCTAGGCCGTCAGTTTAATTGGTCTTCCCCGACTGTATCCTGGGAAAAAACACAAACAGTAATGCTGCCGAATGTGCTGGAACATATGGGACTACAAAATTCCGATGGGGTTTTTTGGTTTAAAAAAGTCTTCCATCTCTCAAAAGAATGGAGTAGGAAGGATGGTATGGTCCATTTAGGAAGGATCGATGAAGAGGACATTACATTTATCAATGGTAAAAAGATAGGGGCTACCAAGGGGAATATTGAAAAAAGAGCTTACCCAGCCAGTGGAAGTCTCCTGAAAGCAGGATTAAACACCCTAATAGTGCGTGTAAAAGACACAGGCTGGACTGGGGGCTTTAAAGGAGTGCCAGAACATTTGTATTTAGATTTTGGTGAAAATAAAATATCCCTCTCCGGAGAATGGGAAATGAACATTGGTACAAGAGGGTTACCCGTTAGCCCCAAAAATATTCATCCCAATAATTTTCCGAGCACCTTGTACAATGGAATGGTTTATCCGCTTATTCCTTTTGCGATAAAGGGGGCCATTTGGTATCAGGGAGAGAGTAATGCCGGGCGCGCCTATGCATACCGAGAGTTGTTCCCCGCCATGATTGAAGATTGGAGGGCACACTGGGGACAAGGTGATTTCCCATTCTATTTTGTTCAATTGGCTAATTACAGAGCTGAGCAAAAGAAACCAAGTGAAAGTACATGGGCAGAATTGAGGGAGTCCCAAATGACAGCTTTGGAAATACCTCGGACGGGGATGGCTGTTGCCATCGATTTGGGTGAAGCTGATAATATCCACCCTAAAAATAAGCAAGAAGTAGGTAGAAGGTTGGCCTTACAGGCGCTTTCTGGTGCCTACCACTATGATGTGTTAAGCGCTGGCCCGACATACACCAAACAAGAAGTATTGGGAGATCGGATACGCATATATTTTTCGAATACAGGAGATGGAGTTACTTCTGGAAACAATAGCAATGCATTGGCTGGATTTACTATTGCTGATGAGGATCATAGGTTTTATGAAGCCAAGGCACTTGTTGAATCTGATTCAACAGTTTTGATAAGCAGTCAATATGTGGCCAATCCCAAAGCTGTAAGATATGGATGGGCAGATAATCCAGGGGAACTCAATCTCTATAACAGTGTAGACTTACCAGCGAATCCATTTAGAACTGACAAATGGAGATTGTCTACAGAGTAGGTAACCATATTTATAATCTAATGAATAGTAAATTGATAAACTTAGCGATTACATTTCCACTTAAGTCTTTTCGGATCATTGGCATATGGTTGTTTGGAGGGGTATTACTATTGGTTTTCGAAAGTGCAAATGCTCAAATGGGCGAAAGGGATTTTTATGCCAAAGAATTGGATAAGGTTGTTTTGAGGATGCAAGGAAAATTGGCCCATCTAGCATTGGACTCCACACGTATCCCTCGGTCCTTGACTTCGGAAGGCTGTCTAGTGGGAGTGGGGTCCCGGGATTGGACGAGTGGCTTTTTCCCTGGTACACTATGGTACTTGTACGGGTATTCAGGGAATAGGGCGCTTTTGTCAGCAGCCAGGAGTTGGACAGCCTTTATTGAAAAGGAAAAATATGATGAACATACCCATGATACAGGCTTTAAGGTGTACTGTAGCTTTGGAAACGCCTACAGGATCCAAGGAATGGAAAGCGATAAGGATGTCATTGTCCAAGCGGCTAAGTCACTTATGAGCCGGTTTGATCCAAACTTAGGGTGCATCCGTTCCTGGGATTTCAACCAAGAGGTTTGGCAATACCCCGTTATCATAGATAATATGATGAACTTGGAAATGTTGTTTGCGGCTACCCGAATTTCAGGAGATTCCATTTACTACCAAGTGGGAAAGAAACATGCCGAAACCACCCTCAAAAATCATTTTAAAGAAGATTATTCCAGTTATCATGTGGTGGATTATGATACGATATCTGGGATGCCAAGGCTAAAGACGACACATCAAGGGTTTGGGGAAAGCTCCAGCTGGGCACGAGGGCAGGCTTGGGCATTGTATGGTTTTACCATGTGCTATAGGGAGACAGGTGACCCGAAGTTCTTGGAACTTGCCCAAAAAATCGCACAATATATCCTCCACCACCCCAGATTACCTGATGATAAAGTCCCTTATTGGGATTTTGATGATCCAGACATTCCGGATACAGAGCGGGATGCGTCTGCAGCAGCTGTGATAGCTTCTGCCCTGCTGGAACTTTCCACTTATAGCAAACAGGAAAAAAGCAAGGTGTACTGGCATGTAGCGGATACCATTTTACATAATTTATCCGGTTCTGAATATAGGTTGAAAGATGAGGAAGCCCCTTTTTTTCTGGATCATAGTGTAGGATCAAAGCCGCACGGTTCTGAGGTGGATGTACCCTTGGTTTATGCGGATTATTATTATGTAGAAGCCTTGATTCGGGCCAATAACCATATAGAATCTAAATTATATTAATGAGCGTACCTTCATTCTCAAAGGGGTGTTTAGGTATGGTTTTACTATTTAATAAATAGAAGTTTCATGTTACAGATCAATTTTAAGAAGCTCAATCTTTTTTTCATAGTCCTCTTGTTTTCCCTGAATTGTTTTGGGCAACAGAGCGATACTCTGAAGGTGTTGTTTGTTGGCAACAGTTATACCTACTATTGGAACCTTCCCCAAATGGTAAGTGCTCTTGCTAAGGGAGGTGATACGGTGATAAAGGCAAGAAAATCAACTTTAGGCGGTGCCACACTCATGCAACATTGGGAAGGTGAAAGAGGACTGGAAACCAAGAATACCATTTCTGAAGGAGAATGGGATGTAGTGGTACTTCAAAACCACAGTAAAAGTACCATAGCAAATCCAGAGGGATTTATGGATTATGGAAAAAAGTTTATCGGTTTGGTGAAAGAAACAGGAGCCAGACCTTTACTGTACATGACTTGGGCCAGGGCCTATAATCCCTTGATGCAAAAAACTGTTTCGACAGGGTACCGTAGTTTGGCAGAGACCACTGGGGTGGATGTAGCTAAAGTTGGCGAGGTTTGGGAACAGGCCAGGTTATTACGTCCCGACTTGGAGTTGTTTGATTCTGATGGAAGCCATCCTTCTCCATTGGGCACCTATTTAACCGCTTGTGTTTTTTATAAGATCCTTACTGGAAAAGCAAGCAAAGGTTTATCTGGAAGGCTTTCAGGAATTGATCAGGATGGGGAGACATTGTTTTTGTCAGGGAGTTCTGACGGTGATGCCGAATTTATCCATCAGCTTGTGGATAAAATGATCGTAGAAAAAATGGTCTGGGAATAATGAGTAGGACTTTCAGCAAAAGGATGTCGCTTATATTGGGGTCAATTGTTTTTCTAGTAATGATGTTGCCGATAGGGATGGCCATTGTTGGCCAATTGGTGAAAGGAAATCCTTCTGATCAAACCAGTGAAAAAGAGGTGGGCAAAGGCCTCATGTTGGCAATAGCTTATAGTGCTTCCATAGGCGGTTTTGCCACCTTGATTGGGACACCTCCCAATTTGGTGCTGGCAGGAATAATAGAGGAGCTATACGGGGTGAAGCTTAGTTTCTTTGATTGGATGAAATTCGGTTTTCCGGTAAGCATGGTGCTGTTGATCATCTGCTGGATCTACCTGACCAGTTATGCTTTTGATTGTAAAAAGGTAAAATTCCCAGGAGGAAAAAATGAGCTCAATAAAATGTTGAAAGGCTTGGGAAGAATAAGTTATGAGGAAAAGTGGGTATTGATGATATTCGCCATAACTGCAGCTGCATGGATCCTGAGGCCGCTTATCCAAAAGCTTGTTCCAGGTGTCGATGACGCTGTGATTGCCTTGATCGGAGCCATCAGCTTATTTATATTCCCTAATAAAGTCAGGTCAAGAAGCTTGATCACATGGGAGGAGGCCGTAAAACTCCCTTGGGGAATTATTTTGCTTTTTGGGGGAGGTATGGCATTGGCCAAGGGCTTTGGGACTACAGGGCTTGCGGAGTGGATAGCCGGAAAAATGGGCCTGATGAATGGCATGTCCATGATCGTGATGATATTGATCTTGGTGGCCATTGTTAATTTTCTAACAGAAATAACCTCTAACCTGGCTACTACTGCCATGCTTTTACCGGTTTTGGCTCCTTTGGCCATGTCCTTTAATGCACATCCCTTCATGTTTATGGTCCCGGTAGCTGTGGCTGCTTCCTGTGCCTTTATGCTTCCCGTAGCTACTCCTCCAAATGCAGTGGTGTTTGGTTCTGGCTACTTTACCATCCCCGATATGGTTAAGGTGGGTTTCTGGATGAATATCTTTTCAATAATATTGATAACAGTTGTATGTTATTTGATCTTACCGCCTATTTGGAATATTGAGCCAGAAATCTTTCCAGAAGCATTTAAACAGCCCCGGTATATTCCTTAAATGTTGGGGGACATGGTAACGCTGGTTTTATAGGCCAGAGAATAGTTGTATTCTTGGTTATTGTTGATATTCTGTCATAACATATTGAAAAATGTATAATTTAACAAATGTAATTTTAATGAAAACAAAAAATCTAATGCTGGTAAAGTTTGTAGGGGTGATTGTGGGCATTTTTCTTTGTTCCTGTAGTTTAGCTCAAAAAGATGAGGTCACTGATATTATAATTTATGGAGGGACTTCAGGTGCAGTCACTGCGGCAGTTCAAGCCAAAAAAATGGGGAAAACAGTGATTATGATTTCCCCAGACATTCATTTAGGGGGATTGAGTTCTGGAGGCCTGGGGTGGACTGATACGGGAAAAAAGGAGGTTATCGGTGGACTTGCAAGGGAATTTTATCAGCGTGTTTATGATAAATACCAAAATCCTGGAGCATGGAAATGGGAGAGAAAGGCTGATTTTGGGAATCAGGGACAGGGTACCCCAGCTATAGATGGTGAATTGAGGACCATGTGGATTTTTGAACCACATATTGCTGAAGAGGTTTTTGATGAATGGGTGGAAGAAATGGGGATTAAACTGTACAGGGACGAATGGCTGGACAGGAAGACAGGGGTAACGGTAGAGGACGGAAAGATAACTTCCATCCGGACATTAAGCGGTAAGGAATTTGAGGGGAAAATGTTTATCGATGCCACCTATGAAGGAGACCTCATGGCCGCTGCCGGGGTAAGTTACCATGTAGGAAGGGAAGCCAATAGCGTGTATAACGAAGAGTGGAATGGTATACAAACAGGTGTTTACCATCATGGACACCATTTTCAAGCATTGGAGAGACCAATTGCCCCCTACTTAATCGCAGGAGATCCTTCTTCAGGTCTAATAGCGAAAATAAGTGCTGAAAATCCCGGTAAAAAAGGAGAGGGTGACCATAAAATCCAGGCGTATTGTTTTAGGACTTGTATGTCCAATCATCCTGATAACATGGTGCCGTTTCCTCGGCCTGATAATTATGATTCCACCCAATATGAATTACTCGTCAGGATATTTGATGCAGGATGGAAAGAGCTATTTAATAAATTTGATATGATTCCCAATCGTAAAACAGATACCAATAACCATGGCCCCTTTAGTTCCGATAATATTGGGATGAATTATGATTACCCAGAGGCCAGTTATGAACGTAGGCAGGAAATCATTAAAGAGCATGAAGACTACCAGAAGGGCTTATTGTATTTTCTGGCCAATGATGCTAGGGTTCCCAGAGAACTCCAAGAGGAATTCCAGCGTTGGGGCTTGGCCAATGACGAGTTTACCGATAATGCAAACTGGCCCCATCAGATTTATGTCCGGGAAGCCCGTCGGATGATTGGAGAATTTGTCATGACCGAAAATGAACTTTTAAGAAAAAAACCAACTCCAAATTCTGTGGGAATGGGCTCCTATACGATTGATTCCCATAATGTTCAGCGGTATGTGGACGAAAGTGGCCATGTTCAAAATGAGGGAGATATCGGTGTTCATTTGCCCGGGCCATATAAAATAGCCTATGGTTCTATCATCCCCAAAATGGAGGAGATCAATAATTTAATTGTTCCGGTGGCTGTATCGGCAAGCCATACTGCCTTTGGTTCTATCCGAATGGAACCTGTTTTTATGATTTTAGGTCAATCTGGTGCCACAGTAGCGGCTTTGTCCCTAGAAAAAGGGCTGGATGTACAGGATTTGCCATATGAGGCTCTTAAGGCCCAATTATTAGAAGATGGTCAGGTATTGACGATGGACAATAGAATTTTGTCTGACTGATATTGCCATTTGCTTAAAAGGGGAGCAATATACTTTAATGAGGCCATCATTAGTGGTGTACTTTGTATAGCTGGTTTTATCATCTGCCCCATAGTTAAATTCCGAGTTATTGTTAATACTAATGATATTATATCAATAGCGTCATAAATAAAAAATGAGAGGTTCTATTTTTTGCCCAAAATAGTTATTTTGGGTTTGCACCAAAAAACACGAACCCCTCATGTGTAATATTAAATATTACATTGTTTTCACAGATTATTAAACCCGGAATATGCATTAGCCTATCTGTTGCGACCTGAAACTGCTTCAAAATCAGCCGTTTCACTTTAGTTTTCAGCATAACCGTAGCGGTGCTACGCTAATGCCTCCAAACTAACTGATTTTCTTGCAATTTCAGCTCTCACTACGATTCCTAACGCATAATTCGGGTTAAAAAGATAGACCGATCAATTTTCAAGAAGTTGGTCAAGGAAAAGCAGACCGATAAGGGCTGCAAGGGATTTGACAGCTGGACGCATCTTGTCTCGATGTTGTTCTGCCATTTTGCCAAGAGCACCTCGGTAAGGGACATTTCCAACGGGCTCCGGTCTGCTACCGGGAACCTTAACCATCTTGGCATTGCCAAAGCCCCCTCTAAATCAAGTATCAGCTATCAGAACAAACGAAGGGATTCGGACCTGTTCAGGGATCTTTACTATTCCCTGCTGGGAAGTTTAGGACAGCAGGCAGCTGTCAAGAGGTCCAAACTCAGGATCAAGGTCCCCGTTTACCTGCTCGATGCCACGGTGATCAGCCTTTGTCTTTCGGTGTTTGACTGGGCTACTTTCCGTACCAAAAAGGGAGCTATGCACACCCTGCTGTAATATGACGGGAAACTCCCTGTTTACGTGAACATTACCGAAGGGAGTGTCGGGAATAATAAAGGAGCTTACGACATCCCCTTAATTTCGATTGTTCTGATCACATTTTGGTGTAGATGGATTTTGGAATTCCTATGGGGATTTGAAGACGGAAGTTTTCCGGTAGAATTATTGAAATAGATTGGGAGGCTAGAGTATCAGAGCCTTATAAACTAGTTTTATTTTATAGGCTATCTTCTATGTTGCAGGTAAGCAACTATTAATTAAACCCGGTTTGTGCATTAGAAATCGTCATAGCCTGTCCCGATAGCTCGGGGAGGTTTGAAACTGCAATAAAATCAGGCTGTTTGGAAATTGAGGTATAACTTGGGCACATAGGTGCGGTGGTTTATTTGTGCTCTAAACCAACTGATGTCCTTGCTCCTTCAGCAATTGCCTTGACAAGCCGCTGCTATTCCTAATGTACAAACTGGGGTAAAGTGCCAGCGGCACGATGAATTTAGTAACCTGCGGATTCATCCGCAGGAACTTAAGCTCTCCTCAACCTCCCGAAGGAGTGCCAGCGGCACGGATGATAGCTGCCCGATACGAATTAATACTAAGCGTTTGCCCTGATGGAACCTCCCGCCACGGCGGATAAGGTGATCAGCCCTGCAATATACTTTTACCCAATATTGATAAGTTCCTGAGATGGTACATAGTTACCTTAGTTGGAGTAAAATTATCATGGAATACATACTTTTTACGCTGAAACACACCTCTTGGAGGATGTTAAAATAAATTGGCACTTGAAATTACGACCCAAAAGCCTCGAAGTGAACTCCCAATTAAAAGAAGTTAATTAGTAAAGTTCACGATAGCTGTTTCTATGACAAGGCGTCAAGCCCTGAGTCAAAATGCACGATGTGAAAGAACAGGGGAGTAAGTTCATTTAATACAATTCAATTAACATAAACCTAATTTCATGAAACAAACAATTACAAAATTGAAGCCCAACTTCAGGGTGTTTCTATTGTGTGGGTTGCTGTGGGGAATCCTCATCCTCCCAGCTAGCGCACAGGAAATGCAGATCAGTGGAACCGTTAAGGATGCCACCACGGAGGAACTTATCCCAGGGGTAAGCGTATTGCGAAAGGGAACGTCCTCGGGTACAATAACTGATATAGACGGGAAATATACCATAAAGGCTACTGAAGGTGATACGCTTATGTTCAGCTACCTAGGGATGCAATCAGTCACCAGAGTAGTAGATCGTCAGGTATTGAATATTTCCATGCAATCGGAAGATATCGGCTTGGATGAAGTCGTAGTTATCGGATATGGCACAACGACCAAAGCAAAAATGGTCGGAGCGGTTTCTAGCTTGGGAAAGGAAAAGCTGGAAGAAACACCATTTTACAATGTAGGATCTGCCTTACAGGGTCAAGTTCCTGGCTTGGTAGTCCAAAACAATGGTGGTGGACCGGGAAGTACCCCAAATATTTCCATCCGAGGGGCGGGCAATCCATTGTACGTTATTGATGGGGTGATCACGACGGAGCAGGATTTTAACACCCTCAACTCAAATGATATTGAGACCATTAGTTTTCTGAAAGATGCTGCAGCTACTGCAGTATATGGTTCCAAGGCGGGTAATGGAATTGTGCTGGTCACTACCAAGAGAGGTCAGGAAGGTAAAATAAATGTCAACTATTCTTATAACTACCAGATCAGCCAACCGACCGTACTGCCTGAAATGATGAATTCCTATCAGTACGCGTTGTTGCAAAATCAAGCCAATGCGTATGATGGAACCCCACCAACTTATACACAGCAACAATTGGAAGTGATCAGGACACATGGTGATTTGGATACCTACCCTGACAACAATTGGCCAGATATGACGCTGAAAAATTTTGCACCAGAGCAACGTCACAACCTATCCTTGAATGGTGGGAGTAAGCGAACCAATTATTTTGTTTCATTGGGCTATGCTGATCAAGGAGGTATCTTGAAAGAAGACGTCGTGGATTATAACCGGTTAAATATCCGGTCAAATGTGGTGTCAACGTTTGAGGAAATTGGATTGGAAGTAGGGGTTAATATAAATGCGAGTCTTGAAAACTACCAAGAGCCATCCGCCGGGATGTATAGTATCTGGAGGGCAGTAAATCAAAATACCAACCCCATGTACAGGGCATATAATGTAGATGGCACCTTGGCCGGAGGAGGAAATGGTGATCATCCATTGGCGCTTATTAGCCCAGACGCTGGATATAACCGTACCAGAGATAAGTTCCTCAACACCCAACTGTCATTAAACTGGGAAGTTCCCCAGGTGGAAGGGTTGAAGTTCGGTGCTATGGCCAATTATCGAAATGGAGACGGTTGGTCAAAGTTGTGGGAAGAAAATGTTCCTTTATACATGCAGGATGGATCCCTCATGAATCAGCCTCCGCCGCAACTCACAGTGGGATCTTATTATAACGAACGGATGTATTTGGAAACCAGCGCCAATTATCAACGCACATTTGGATTACATGGACTGGACGCAACATTCGTTTACAATTTGAATACCAACCGCAAGGAGGACATGTCTGCTTTTAGAAGAGGGTATTTGTCCGGAGCGGTAGACCAGTTGTTTGCAGGCCCTACAGATGGCCAGACCAATAATGGAACTGAAGCAGAAGGTGCCAATGCAGGTTATGTCATGCGGGTAAAATATGATTATAACTATAAATACATCCTTGAGTTTAGTGGTAGATACGATGGCAATGACAATTTTGCTCCGGAACAAAGGTGGGGATTCTTCCCGGCAGTCTCCGCTGCCTGGAATGTAAGTGATGAGCCATTTATGAAAACTCTTGGCAACAGGAACATCATCAACGACCTTAAATTAAGGGTCTCTTATGGTGAAACTGGCGTCACCCAAGGGGTCAATAGATTTGGGTATATTCCTGTTTATAACCTGGAGCCCAATGCCTATAATATTGGAAACGAGCTAGTAAATGGATATTCTGAAGGTGAATTGGTCAACCCTCTAGAACTTACCTGGTATACCCGAAGATCACTGAATTATGGATTGGACTTCTCTTCGTTGGGAGGAAGATTGAGCGGTACACTGGAATATTTCTATTACCGTACCACTGGCTTTTTGGTCAGCCCAGAAGATATCTACGCACTACCTTTGGGCAAGGACTTGCCCCAGATCAAATCCAATTCCGCCCAACGTAGAGCTGGTTTTGAGCTCTCATTGAATTATAGGGGGCAAGCAGGGCCTTTGTCCTATGAAGTAGGGGGGAATTATTCCTACTTCAACCAATTATGGGAGCAATTGGACACAGAGAATGAAGCACAGCTTAAAAACCCCTATATCAGGGAAACCCACCGGACGGATTATTGGGGTGGAGGGCCCGTTTATATCACCGACGGTCTGTACCAAACAGAGGAGGATATCCTGAATAATCCAAGACTGCTGAGTTCTACGGCCACCCAGCAAGGAGACATGAAATATGCCGATGCCAACGGAGATGGCAAGGTCGATGTGCAGGATAAACGAACAGTGGGATTGCCCAGCCTCCCGCATGGTACCTATGGTGTCAATTTTTCATTGAAATATAAAGGATGGTCAATGAGTGGGCTGTTTCAAGGCACAGGAGATCGGTACTTGGCTTTTGATAACTTCATGATCGTGGAGGCTAAGCGAAGGACGTATGAATTTCAGCAAGATTACTGGACACCTGATAATCCAAATGCACTGTTTCCAAGGGTATCTCATTTAGAGCAAATCAATGGTGGAAATAACAGTAACGACACCTATCCTTCTGATTTTTACCTTAAAAATGCCAAATATTTCCGCTTGAGAAACCTGCAGATAGGCTACGACTTGAAGCACTCCCTACTGGATGGAGCAGACTGGATATCCAATTGTCGGGTATTTGTGAATGGAACGAACTTATTTACGGTATCGCCCGTGATGGACTATTTTGATCCTGAACAGGCCGAGACGGGTAATGGTGTACAGTCGTATGGGTACCCGGTTCAGCGGACCTTTGCCATTGGAGTAAATGTAGGGCTATAATAAACATGATAGAAATGAAAAGCTATATAATAATACTGATGATATCTGTAATATGCCTAGGGGCATGTAACGATGTTTTGGACACTAAACCTTTAGATAAGTATACGGAACTTGACGTGTGGAATGATCCCAACCTAGCGCAAGGATTTATTTACAATACCTATGCTTCTGTGATTCCTGAGTTATTGGTAAACCCGGGTGATCCCCAGTCTAGGTTTGGAGGTATTGGAAACGAGGATTTTACAGATAATGTACTTTCACGCCAATCCAATAATATCGCCTTGGATCTAATAGACCAATTTTATGATGCAGGATGGTCTACAAATAATTCCTACTATTTTTTTGGAAAGGCTCCTTTGGGAAATAATGCTCCGATCAAGCAAAATTCCTTCGAAGTGATCAGGGATTGCAATTTGATCATTGAAAAAGTGGAAGCCTCTGAGGGAATACCGGAAAACCTGAAACCTGGACTGGTAGCTCAGGGGAAGATGTTGAGGGCCTTGATCTACTATTCAAAAGCCCGTCTTTTTGGGAAGTACATTATAGTAGACCACGTCCTTACGCCAGAAGATGATTTAATGTTG
Coding sequences within it:
- a CDS encoding SusC/RagA family TonB-linked outer membrane protein, coding for MKQTITKLKPNFRVFLLCGLLWGILILPASAQEMQISGTVKDATTEELIPGVSVLRKGTSSGTITDIDGKYTIKATEGDTLMFSYLGMQSVTRVVDRQVLNISMQSEDIGLDEVVVIGYGTTTKAKMVGAVSSLGKEKLEETPFYNVGSALQGQVPGLVVQNNGGGPGSTPNISIRGAGNPLYVIDGVITTEQDFNTLNSNDIETISFLKDAAATAVYGSKAGNGIVLVTTKRGQEGKINVNYSYNYQISQPTVLPEMMNSYQYALLQNQANAYDGTPPTYTQQQLEVIRTHGDLDTYPDNNWPDMTLKNFAPEQRHNLSLNGGSKRTNYFVSLGYADQGGILKEDVVDYNRLNIRSNVVSTFEEIGLEVGVNINASLENYQEPSAGMYSIWRAVNQNTNPMYRAYNVDGTLAGGGNGDHPLALISPDAGYNRTRDKFLNTQLSLNWEVPQVEGLKFGAMANYRNGDGWSKLWEENVPLYMQDGSLMNQPPPQLTVGSYYNERMYLETSANYQRTFGLHGLDATFVYNLNTNRKEDMSAFRRGYLSGAVDQLFAGPTDGQTNNGTEAEGANAGYVMRVKYDYNYKYILEFSGRYDGNDNFAPEQRWGFFPAVSAAWNVSDEPFMKTLGNRNIINDLKLRVSYGETGVTQGVNRFGYIPVYNLEPNAYNIGNELVNGYSEGELVNPLELTWYTRRSLNYGLDFSSLGGRLSGTLEYFYYRTTGFLVSPEDIYALPLGKDLPQIKSNSAQRRAGFELSLNYRGQAGPLSYEVGGNYSYFNQLWEQLDTENEAQLKNPYIRETHRTDYWGGGPVYITDGLYQTEEDILNNPRLLSSTATQQGDMKYADANGDGKVDVQDKRTVGLPSLPHGTYGVNFSLKYKGWSMSGLFQGTGDRYLAFDNFMIVEAKRRTYEFQQDYWTPDNPNALFPRVSHLEQINGGNNSNDTYPSDFYLKNAKYFRLRNLQIGYDLKHSLLDGADWISNCRVFVNGTNLFTVSPVMDYFDPEQAETGNGVQSYGYPVQRTFAIGVNVGL
- a CDS encoding DUF4372 domain-containing protein: MDRSIFKKLVKEKQTDKGCKGFDSWTHLVSMLFCHFAKSTSVRDISNGLRSATGNLNHLGIAKAPSKSSISYQNKRRDSDLFRDLYYSLLGSLGQQAAVKRSKLRIKVPVYLLDATVISLCLSVFDWATFRTKKGAMHTLL